In Puntigrus tetrazona isolate hp1 chromosome 18, ASM1883169v1, whole genome shotgun sequence, one genomic interval encodes:
- the tmem170a gene encoding transmembrane protein 170A produces the protein MIAPLLLREMQDEYNVGFVKQILSLNLVPRKNVTNCGRNDTSLCDFSEMWYGVFLWAVVSSLVFHLPAALLALATLRRHKMARFFPIGILLMGIIGPLFGGVLTSAAIAGVYKAAGKSMFSLEALVFGVGQSLCVFIISFLRVLATL, from the exons ATGATCGCGCCGTTGCTCCTAAGAGAAATGCAGGACGAATATAACGTAGGATTCGTGAAGCAGATCCTCAGTTTGAATTTGGTGCCGAGGAAAAATGTCACCAACTGCGGGAGGAACGACACCTCTCTGTGCGATTTTTCCG AGATGTGGTATGGGGTGTTCCTGTGGGCTGTTGTCTCCTCATTGGTGTTCCACCTGCCTGCTGCCCTCCTGGCTCTGGCAACCCTTCGCAGACATAAGATGGCACGATTTTTCCCAATCGGCATCTTGCTCATGGGAATCATCGGCCCACTGTTCGGAGGGGTTCTTACCA GTGCAGCCATAGCAGGAGTTTATAAGGCGGCTGGGAAGAGCATGTTCTCCTTGGAGGCCTTGGTGTTTGGAGTAGGACAGTcgttgtgtgtttttataatttccTTCCTCAGAGTTCTGGCTACCCTGTAG